A single region of the Manihot esculenta cultivar AM560-2 chromosome 12, M.esculenta_v8, whole genome shotgun sequence genome encodes:
- the LOC110627293 gene encoding U-box domain-containing protein 28, giving the protein MVWDDLHITIPSFFRCPISLDVMKSPVSLCTGVTYDRTSIQRWLDNGNNTCPLTMQVLRSKEFVPNHNLQRLIKIWSDSVQHHSSHRVDSATNSVPSQDEIKCIVKDIETKKEPDRCCFDSLSKILCFAEESVENREFLAKLDGFLPMLVDFLGDNKSVDFIEQVIRVLELILIKIGVNKQLMTLLLKNKNVDCLSSLLLVLQQGRSVHSRIGSVRILESIATDTESNLLIAEKDGLLSELLKSIGLETDPSLIEASLSCLIAISKSRRVKVKLVHLKSIPKLKSILTAEPNKGASNSITEKALKLLETVSSCKEGRVEMCSDAACIEAVVQKVFKVSVEATEHAVTILWSVCYLFRDGKAREAVANSNGLTKILLLMQSNCSPAVRQMSTDLLKIFKVNSKSCLSSYDTKTTHIMPF; this is encoded by the coding sequence ATGGTCTGGGATGATTTGCATATAACGATTCCTAGCTTTTTCCGGTGTCCGATATCACTGGACGTCATGAAATCCCCAGTCAGTCTCTGTACTGGAGTCACCTACGACCGCACTAGCATCCAGCGGTGGCTCGACAATGGAAATAACACTTGCCCTTTAACCATGCAGGTCCTCAGGAGCAAAGAGTTCGTCCCCAACCATAACTTACAGCGACTCATCAAGATCTGGTCCGACTCGGTTCAGCACCACAGCAGCCATCGAGTTGACTCAGCAACTAATTCAGTTCCTTCGCAGGATGAAATCAAGTGCATAGTTAAGGACATTGAAACGAAGAAAGAACCGGATCGCTGTTGTTTCGATTCTTTATCGAAAATTCTGTGTTTCGCTGAAGAATCGGTGGAGAATCGGGAATTTCTAGCAAAATTGGACGGATTCTTGCCAATGCTTGTTGATTTTCTCGGCGATAATAAAAGTGTTGACTTCATTGAGCAAGTAATCAGGGTTCTAGAATTGATCTTAATCAAAATCGGGGTCAATAAGCAGTTAATGACATTGCTACTGAAGAACAAAAATGTCGATTGCTTGTCCTCGCTCCTTCTCGTTCTTCAACAAGGAAGGAGCGTACACTCGAGGATCGGATCTGTCAGAATTCTAGAATCGATCGCCACGGATACAGAATCGAATTTGCTAATCGCCGAAAAAGATGGATTACTTTCCGAATTACTAAAATCAATCGGTCTAGAAACCGATCCGAGCTTGATCGAAGCGAGCTTATCATGTCTAATTGCGATTTCAAAGTCGAGACGTGTCAAAGTGAAGCTAGTCCATCTCAAATCAATTCCAAAATTGAAGAGCATTCTAACGGCAGAGCCAAACAAAGGAGCTTCAAACTCGATCACAGAGAAGGCGTTGAAGCTGCTCGAAACGGTGTCGTCCTGTAAGGAGGGAAGAGTAGAGATGTGCAGTGACGCAGCGTGCATAGAAGCAGTGGTTCAGAAAGTGTTCAAAGTATCAGTAGAGGCGACGGAACACGCAGTGACGATACTATGGAGCGTATGTTATTTGTTTAGAGACGGGAAGGCGAGAGAGGCGGTGGCGAATAGTAATGGGTTGACGAAAATATTGTTGCTGATGCAGAGTAATTGCTCGCCGGCGGTGAGGCAGATGTCGACCGATTTGTTAAAGATTTTTAAGGTGAATTCCAAGTCTTGCCTTTCCAGTTATGACACCAAGACGACTCATATTATGCCCTTTTGA